One segment of Calditerrivibrio sp. DNA contains the following:
- a CDS encoding FAD-dependent oxidoreductase — protein MKKKILVIGGVAAGASAAAKARRIDEDAQITILEKNGYISFANCGMPYYIGDVIKNRSALLFHNEKSFKKRFNIDVYTKTTAYRIDSKQKLVYARKNEEELIFPYDKLILCNGAKTVIPEIEGIETVPYFTLRSIEDMDNIKSYIIDKSPKSATIIGAGYIGIETAEALVNCNLNVSIVEALPNILPTFSQEISEKIYNQMILDGVKVYTNTKVVKASLNNQNITLTTDSGFSLDTDLLIISTGVKPDIELAMTAGIEIGDLGGVRVNEKMETSVVDIYAAGDLVEKKNIVTQRYCLAPLAGPANREGKVAGCNAAGGHMVYSGTLRTAIVSFGPACCAQTGLSYEEAIKNGFDADFVYTEDPHHVEYYPTAKYIFIKLIFDKKTGKILGAQASGEIGVERRIDIISTAIYANLTVYDLEKIDFCYSPPFGSAKDPANIAASVAANLLRGVSYIIKPQIFLQIIQKQDDIQILDVRTRLEYKTIHVKNAINIYVNDLRESLHLLNNKSPIYVYCAVGYRGHIATKMLRNLGFEAYNVSGGIESIKRIAKIQNMEVFDGSNT, from the coding sequence ATGAAAAAAAAGATTTTAGTCATAGGTGGAGTCGCAGCTGGAGCTTCTGCTGCAGCAAAAGCAAGAAGAATTGATGAAGATGCCCAGATAACAATCCTTGAAAAAAATGGCTATATCTCCTTTGCAAACTGTGGGATGCCATATTATATAGGTGATGTCATAAAAAATAGAAGTGCCCTTTTATTCCACAATGAAAAATCGTTTAAAAAACGCTTTAATATAGATGTTTACACAAAAACCACCGCCTACCGAATAGACTCTAAACAGAAATTGGTTTACGCAAGAAAAAACGAAGAAGAGTTAATCTTCCCTTATGACAAGCTCATCCTTTGTAATGGTGCTAAAACAGTAATTCCAGAAATAGAAGGCATTGAAACAGTACCATATTTCACCCTTAGATCTATAGAAGATATGGATAACATAAAATCTTACATCATAGATAAATCACCAAAATCAGCTACTATCATAGGTGCTGGTTACATTGGAATAGAAACTGCTGAGGCTCTTGTAAATTGCAATCTAAATGTATCTATAGTTGAAGCATTACCAAATATTTTACCCACATTTAGCCAAGAGATATCAGAAAAGATTTATAACCAGATGATATTAGATGGCGTAAAGGTATACACAAACACAAAAGTTGTTAAGGCCTCTTTGAATAACCAAAACATAACACTGACCACAGACTCAGGCTTCTCTTTAGACACAGATTTGCTTATAATTTCTACAGGTGTAAAACCTGATATTGAGCTTGCAATGACTGCCGGTATTGAAATCGGAGATCTTGGCGGTGTCAGAGTAAATGAAAAGATGGAAACATCTGTGGTAGATATATATGCAGCAGGTGATCTCGTAGAGAAAAAAAATATAGTTACCCAACGATATTGTCTTGCTCCCCTTGCTGGACCAGCAAATAGAGAAGGTAAAGTAGCCGGGTGTAATGCAGCAGGTGGTCACATGGTCTACTCTGGAACATTAAGAACAGCTATAGTTAGTTTTGGACCAGCTTGCTGTGCTCAAACAGGGCTCTCCTATGAAGAAGCAATCAAAAACGGTTTTGATGCAGACTTCGTTTATACAGAAGATCCCCATCATGTTGAATATTATCCAACTGCTAAATATATATTTATAAAACTCATTTTCGACAAAAAAACAGGCAAAATATTAGGTGCTCAAGCTTCAGGGGAAATCGGGGTAGAAAGAAGAATAGATATAATCTCCACTGCAATCTATGCAAACTTAACTGTCTATGACTTAGAAAAGATAGATTTCTGCTACTCTCCACCATTCGGTTCCGCAAAAGACCCGGCAAATATTGCAGCCAGTGTCGCAGCAAATCTATTAAGGGGGGTAAGCTACATTATCAAACCACAGATTTTTTTACAAATTATACAAAAACAAGACGACATCCAGATTTTGGATGTTAGAACAAGACTAGAATATAAAACCATCCATGTAAAAAATGCTATCAATATCTATGTGAATGACCTAAGAGAATCCCTTCATCTTTTAAACAACAAATCACCCATTTACGTTTACTGTGCTGTGGGTTATCGTGGACATATTGCCACTAAGATGCTAAGAAATCTTGGGTTTGAGGCTTATAACGTATCAGGTGGTATAGAAAGCATAAAACGTATCGCCAAAATTCAGAATATGGAGGTATTTGATGGAAGTAATACTTGA